The sequence CGCGCGGGCACCTTCGTCGCCGCCCCCCGCTTCCACCGCGCAGCGCTTGAAATCCCGGACATCCGCGCCGAGGTCGAGGGGCAAGGCCTTGCCTACCGCCTCGACCTGCTGCGCTGCGAGCGGCGCAAGGCGACGGCGGACGACAAGACGCTGCTGCGCATCGCGGACGGCGAATTGCTGGCGATCGAATGCCGCCATTTCGCTGAAGACCTGCCCTATGCCCTCGAACAGCGGCTGATCAACCTTGCCGCCGTCCCCGAAGCGGCAGAGGCGGATTTCTCCACCGAGCCTCCCGGCTCCTGGCTGCTCGCTCATGTTCCCTGGACCGAAGCCGAACATCGCATCACCGCCATCACCGCCGACAAAGCGACGGCGGGAAGCCTCCAGTCCCCGGAAAACGCCGCCTGTCTGGCGCTGGAGCGCTGGACATGGCGTGGCGAGGAACGCATCACCTACGCCCGCATGCTCTACCCCGGCGACCGTTACGCGCTGACCGCCCACTTCCACGCCGGACTCTCAATCAGCGCTTCCCCCGGAAAGCCCATCGCATCGTCCCGGCCAAGGCAAAAGCCCCTACCCGAACCAAGGGCCATGCCATGACCGGCACCGAAAACCCATGCATCCGCCGCGCCCACCCCGGCAGCAAGGCGACGGAAGCCTGCATCATCATCGCCTGCGCCGGAGCCAACGCAATCGAAGGCGCAGGCTGGTGCAACACTCTCCGCGCCACTTCCCGCGTCCGCTCCGTCACCGCCAGCTCGTCGCGAAAGCGCGCCATCAACATCACCGCCTGCGCCCGGCTTTCCGGCACCGGGTCAGCCCCCAGGGCTCGCGCCACCAGGGCGGTCTCCGCAAAATAGCGGTCCTGCTCGGCCAGCGACATGAACGGCTCTCCATAAGCGATCCACGCATCCAGAAAGCTCATCGCCTCGCAAACATGCACCCAGGCGAGCAACCAGGGATCACTCGCCGCATAAGCCGTGCCGTCAGCCAAAGTCCCCCGCACATGCTCATGCACCTGCCGCACGCGCGCGATCGCCGCTTCCGCCTCCGCCCGCTCGGCATAGGTGGTCACCGCGATGAACCGCGCCGTCCGCCGCAGCCGCCCCAGCATATCGTCGCGGAAACTGCTATGATCCCAAATCCCCGCCAGCGCGGCGGGATGCAGCATCTGCATCAGCAAGGCGCTCACCCCGCCGATCATCATGCTGGTGACATCGCCATGCACCCGCCGGATCACCGAGCCGGGCGGATATAGCGCCAGATCCGAAGCCTTGACCGGCTTCTCCCCCTTCGCGCTGTCATGGAACACACCTCGCACCTGCCCCACCAGCAGGCGCCGCAGCATGTGCGAAGGACGTTCGATCACCTGATCCTCCTCATGAAGGCATGGGGAGGATCAGCTCTCCTACCCGGCCGCCATCTGCGTCATCGACGCATAATCCGTCTTCCCGGTTCCCAACAAAGGCAGCGCGTCCAGCACCCTGATCTCCCGCGGCAGAGCCAGTTCCGCCACCCCATGTGCCTTACCCCAGGCCTGCAAAGCCGCCGCCTTCGCCTCCCGCGCCGTGGTGAACAGCACCAACTGTTCCCCCTTGCGCGCATCCGGGCGCGTCACCACCGCATGCTCGGCCTCCGGCCAGACTGCCGAAGCATAGCCTTCCACGGCGGGTAGGGAAATCATCTCGCCGCCAATCTTGGCAAAGCGCTTCGCCCGCCCTCTTATGGTCACAAAGCCCTGCTCATCGATGGTCACGATGTCGCCCGTATCATGCCATCCGCCCTCCGGCGGTTGCAGCACGCCCGGCGCATCGGCCTTCATATAGCCCGCCATGATATTCGGCCCCCGGATCGAGAGCCGCCCGCCCTCGCTGATCCCCGGCACCTCGTCCAGCCGCGCCTCGATCCCCGGCAGCAGCCGCCCGACCGATCCGGCGCGGAAATGCATCGGCGTGTTGACCGCGATCACCGGTCCCGCTTCGGTCGCGCCATAGCCTTCCAGGATGCGCAGCCCGAACTTCTCGGCATAGATTTTGCGCGTCTCCTCCCGCACCCGCTCGGCCCCCGCGAAGATGTAGCGCAGCGAATAGAAATCATAGCCATGCGCCATCCGCGCATAGCCCGACAGGAAGGTGTCCGTCCCGAACAGGATCGTCGCATTGGCGTCATAGGCGAGCGCCGGCACGATCCGGTAATGCAGCGGACTGGGATAGAGCAGCGTCTTCACCCCATGGAAGATCGGCAGCAAAGTCCCGCCGGTCAGCCCGAAACTATGGAACACAGGCAAGGCGTTCAACACCACATCGGCGGAATTGAAATCGATCCGAGCCGCCAACTGGCGACAATTGGCCAGCAGGTTGCGATGGGTCAGCACCACCCCCTTGGGCAACCCCTCCGACCCGCTGGTGAAGAGAATGACCGCCGCATCGTCCGGCGTAACCCTGAGCCGCTTATGCGCCCGCCCGGCAAAGCGGCTGGCGATCAACCCCCGTAGCTTTGCGCCGATCCCGATGCCCGCCGCCACATCCTCCAGCCAGAGGACAGCAATCCCCTCGGCCTCCAGCCCGGCAACGACGTCGCCCAGCTTCCCCTGTTCGACAAAGGCCCGGGCGGTCACGATCGTTCTGATTTGCGCGGCAGTGCAGGCCGCTTTCAGGTTCGCCAGCCCCGCCGTGAAATTCAGCATCGCCGGCACGCGCCCGCCAGCCTGCAAGGCAAAGAAAGCCACCGCCACCCCCGCCACATTAGGTAGCAGCACGCCGACCGCTTCCCCCTGCCGCGTCGAACGGCCCAAGGCCCGCCCCAGCACCAGCGCGCCCGTCACCAGCCGCCCGTAACTCAGCGGCTCGCGCTTCACATCCTCGACCACCAGCGCGCCCGCGCCATGGACATGCCGCGCCTCCAGCAGCGCTTCGAACAGGGTGCGATCCGTGTCTGAGGTCGCGAACATCATCTGGCTCATCTCGTCATAGAGCCGCCGCCCGGCGATCGCCCGCCGCGCCCGCGCCGTCATCTCGCCCTCTATGGCGAAGCGGCGCGGCGGCAGCACGGTCAGCGAAATCTTGGGGAAACGCCGTAACCGCACCTTGCCCCGCAGCCGCGAGAAAGGCGTGAACTGCGCCCCATCGATCCGCACCGGGATGATCGGCGCATCGGCCTTGTCCGCAACCATGCCGGGGCCGTCGAACACCTTCATCAGCGCGCCGGTCACGGTGATCCGGCCTTCGGGGAAAATCACCAAAGTCCGCCCCTCCCGCACCGCCTTCACCATCGCCTTGGCCGACAGGGGATTGGTCGGATCGACCGGAAAGGCATCGAACAGCGGCAGGAAAGGCTTCACCCACCAGGCCTTGGCGATCCGCGTATGCACCGCGAAAGTCGGCTTGCCAGGCAGGAAAGCCGCCAGCAGCAAGCCGTCGAGAAACGACACATGGTTCACCACCACGACCGCCGGTTCCCCGACGCCGGGCATATTCTCCGCCCCATGCACCTCCACCCGGTAGCAAAGCCGCAGCAGCCCCCGCACGATCGCCTTGATGACCGTCTCCGGCAGCAACCAGCAGCTAATCAACGCAACGACCAGAGTCGCAAAGCCCATCACCCCGATGACGCCGGGCACGCTCTCCCCCCGCGCCAGCATCGCCGTCACCGCCGATACGACCGCCACCGTGGTCGCCGCATTGACGATATTGTTCGCGGCGATGGTCCGCGACCGCTCCTCACGCGGGCTGTGCGTCTGAAGAATGGCGTAGAGCGGCACGATGAACATCCCGCCCGCAAAGGCGATGCCGAACAGATCGACCATGATCCGCCAGCTCCCCGGCGACCCGACGAATACGGCAATGCCCGCGCCCGAATGCACGGGGACATAAGCACTGGTCGACAGCCACAGATCGATCATGAACCCCGCCAGCGCCAGCGCGGACACCGGCACGAACCGCGCCGACACATGCCCGCCCAGCAGCCGGTTCACCAGCATCGACCCCAGCGCCACGCTGATCGAGAAGATCAGCAGGAAGAAGGTGGCGACCTCCTGCCGCGCTTTCAGAACCCCGCTCACCAAAGGCGCGAATTCCGCCAGCAGCACTGCGCCCACCGCGAAGAACCAGCTTATCCCCAGGATCGACAGCCACACGCCCCGCCCATGCCGGGCGGCTTTCAATATATGCCAGGTACTCCTGAACACATTCCGCTCGATCCGCAGCCCCGGCACCACCGTCGGCGCGGTCGGCACCGCCAGACTGACCAGAAACCCCAGCGTCGCCAGCCCGACCGCGACCATGCCTGCTTCCCAGGGCGGAATGACGCCCGCCAGCAACTGCCCGCTCAGGATCGCAAGGAAAGTCCCCGCTTCGATCAGCCCGGTCCCGCCCATAATCTCTTCAGGCCGCAAATGCTGCGGCAGGATCGAGAATTTGACCGGCCCGAAGATCGTCGAATGCAGCCCCATCAGGAACAGGCAAGATAGCAGCACCGGCACCGATTCCAGCCAAAATCCGGTGACGGCCAGCGCCATGATGACGACCTCCGCCGCCTTCACCGCCCGCACCAGCTTCGCCTTGTCCCAGGCGTCCGCCAACTGTCCCGCCAGCGCGGAAAAGAGGAAATAGGGCAGGATGAACAGGCCCGTGGCGATCGTCGCCAGCAGCTCCGCCTTGTCCGGCTCAGCGCGATAGAGGCCGAAATTGGCCAGGAACAACAGAGCGAACTTCAACAGATTGTCGTTGAACGCGCCCAGAAACTGCACCACGAACAAGGGCGCGAAACGGCGTTTACCCAGCAAAGACAGATCAGGTGCGGACATTTTCTTACCCCCGTCCTTCACGCATTATGCAGCATTTGTCGCGGAGTTGTTAAGCGGCTCGCGCAACACGCGATTATAAAGCCATCCGATCCCGATCAGGCTGAACCCCAAAGCCAGGAAGGATGCGATCCGAAGCAGGCCGGTGAGGCCGGAGGCATCGAACAGGAACACCTTGGCCACCGCCGCCAGCATCAACAGCAGCGAAGCGATCCGCCAATCCCCGGCTTTCCTGTGGATGCCCCAGAGCAGAAAGCCGATCGCCAGCCCCAAAGCCAGCACGGACCGCAATATGTCCTCCGCTTGACCGACCCCCGGCACGGTCAGCAGGGAGCCGACGAAAAGCTGCCGCAGCAAGGCTATCCCGGACAGCGCGATCAGCCCCATCCGCAACCCGTCCGCCAGGCGCGGAGCCCAAGCCCCGACGACCCAAAGCGCCGCGAAGGAAAGTGCAAAAGCAGCCGACAGCAGATTGAAAACCGGCCAGCTCCCCACCGCCTGCGGAAACCACAGCGGATCATGCAGCACAACGGTATAGACCAGCAAATGCGCCAACCCCGCACCCGCGAGCAGTCCTCCGACCGCCCGTCCCAATAGCGGCGGGAAAGGTCGGGGGAGGGCCAGTCGCTCCATCCGCCAAGCCACGAACCCGGCTCCAATCAAAAGCCCCTCCCAAAGCGTCCGCTCCGCCAAGGCGAGGCGCGTCACATCGTCCCAGCTCTCCAGCCCGAAGACCTGCTTATACCCGACATGCACGGCGACCCCGCCCAGCACCGCCGCGACAACCCATCCGACCCGCCGTTCGATCACCCCGACAACCGAACGAGCCCGCCACAAGGCAAAGCCCAACATCACCGCAGGCACCACCAGACGCCGCACCGCTTCCCCGATCCCCGGCAAATCCCGCGCCAGCATCGGCTCGCCCACCAGCGACAGCAAGGCCCGCCCCGACCAAAGTCCCACCGGCCAGCATGCCCAAAGCGCCACCACCGTCAGAGCCACGCCCAACCCAGGCGCCATCCGTCCCACGGCCAGTTTCCGCGCGCCTTCCGCCAACAGGGCCAGACCCAAAGCCGCTCCCACCGGCACCCAGATTGCAGGCACCGCCTGCGCCACCGCCCCATAAGCGAGCAGCACGGCCGCGCCCTGCGCCACCATCCGGCCCTCGACGAACCGCGCCCGCCAGGCGAACAACGCCGCCATCGACGCGCCCGCCGCCCAACATATTACCCCCTGCCAGGCAGCGTCCGCCGCCGCGCCGCCCCAAAGCCGGACCACCTCATCCGATCCAGCCAAAGCCACGACCGTGCCAAAGGCGAAGCCCCAGCCACTCCATTCGACCCGCCGATCCCCGGCCCGTTCCGCCAGCATCAGCAGCCCCGCCGCCACCGCCGCGATCACCACCGCCAGCATCCACCCCGCCAGCCCCAGCCCACCGGCCACGACCAGCAGCAGCGCCGCCGCGCTCGCCAGCGTCACGAAGCGCGCATCCTCCCGCCGCCCCTCGCAACTCCAGCCGGTCAGCATCGCGACCCCCGGCAATCCTGCCGCCGCCAGCGCCAGCAGGGCAAATTCCCCGTCCAGCCCCTCGCGCCAGAAATGCCCCAGCCCCAGGGAAAAACCGCCCAGCGCCAACCCGGCGACTTGCCCCGCCTCGACCAGCGTGCCCCCGCGCCAGACCCGCCACAGGGCCGCCCCACCATAAATCGCCACCATCCCCAGCATGACGAGCGCAAAGCGTCCCATCTCCGGATCGGGCCAGACCGCCGCCAACAGCAGCGCAACGCCCAGCCCGACCGCCGCCAGAGGCCGCAGCGCCGCATCCCGCCCCAGCCACAGCAGCGCGGCCGAAAGCAGCCCGAACAGTCCCCAATGCAACAGCGAAAAACCGCCCATCGCCACCAAAGCCGCCATTTGCGCCGCCGCGACGACCGCTGCGCCGACCCGCAACAGCACCGCCCGCGCGCCCGAAAAGGCGAAAAGCGGCAGCACCACGCCCAGCATCAGCACCAGTAACCCGACTGAAAGCGAGGACGCCCAATCCAACGCCCCCACGGCCAGCATCACCGCGCCCCAAGCCGCCCCGCCGATCAGCGCACTGACGCCCAGCCACATCCACCGCTGTGCCCGCGACAGCACGGTGAGTCCGCCCACCGCCAAGGCCAGATAGCAACTCAGCAACGGCACATTGGGCTGCCCCGCCTGGACCAGCGCAGGCGCCGCCAGGCCGCCCACCAGCCCCAGCAACGCGCTTGGCGCTCCGAAACGCAGCGACAGCGCCATGGCCAGCCCGGTCACCCCCGCCAGCCCGGCAAAGGCGACCCCCGGTCCCACCAGACCATACAGCGTATGCGCCGCCAGGATGCTGACATAGAGCGTCGCCAGACCGGCCCCGGAAAGCGCCTGCCGCACCCGCGCATCGCGCACCCGCTCCTCCAGCCGCAAGGCAGCCTCGGCGCACCCGATCAGCGCCCCGCCGAAC is a genomic window of Sphingobium sp. TKS containing:
- the hutC gene encoding histidine utilization repressor, which produces MTRPQTDALHSRIRRDIEGRIMSGQWRPGHRIPYEHEWMETYGCSRMTVNKALRSLVQSGLLESRKRAGTFVAAPRFHRAALEIPDIRAEVEGQGLAYRLDLLRCERRKATADDKTLLRIADGELLAIECRHFAEDLPYALEQRLINLAAVPEAAEADFSTEPPGSWLLAHVPWTEAEHRITAITADKATAGSLQSPENAACLALERWTWRGEERITYARMLYPGDRYALTAHFHAGLSISASPGKPIASSRPRQKPLPEPRAMP
- a CDS encoding oxygenase MpaB family protein encodes the protein MERPSHMLRRLLVGQVRGVFHDSAKGEKPVKASDLALYPPGSVIRRVHGDVTSMMIGGVSALLMQMLHPAALAGIWDHSSFRDDMLGRLRRTARFIAVTTYAERAEAEAAIARVRQVHEHVRGTLADGTAYAASDPWLLAWVHVCEAMSFLDAWIAYGEPFMSLAEQDRYFAETALVARALGADPVPESRAQAVMLMARFRDELAVTERTREVARRVLHQPAPSIALAPAQAMMMQASVALLPGWARRMHGFSVPVMAWPLVRVGAFALAGTMRWAFRGKR
- a CDS encoding acyl-[ACP]--phospholipid O-acyltransferase, with the protein product MSAPDLSLLGKRRFAPLFVVQFLGAFNDNLLKFALLFLANFGLYRAEPDKAELLATIATGLFILPYFLFSALAGQLADAWDKAKLVRAVKAAEVVIMALAVTGFWLESVPVLLSCLFLMGLHSTIFGPVKFSILPQHLRPEEIMGGTGLIEAGTFLAILSGQLLAGVIPPWEAGMVAVGLATLGFLVSLAVPTAPTVVPGLRIERNVFRSTWHILKAARHGRGVWLSILGISWFFAVGAVLLAEFAPLVSGVLKARQEVATFFLLIFSISVALGSMLVNRLLGGHVSARFVPVSALALAGFMIDLWLSTSAYVPVHSGAGIAVFVGSPGSWRIMVDLFGIAFAGGMFIVPLYAILQTHSPREERSRTIAANNIVNAATTVAVVSAVTAMLARGESVPGVIGVMGFATLVVALISCWLLPETVIKAIVRGLLRLCYRVEVHGAENMPGVGEPAVVVVNHVSFLDGLLLAAFLPGKPTFAVHTRIAKAWWVKPFLPLFDAFPVDPTNPLSAKAMVKAVREGRTLVIFPEGRITVTGALMKVFDGPGMVADKADAPIIPVRIDGAQFTPFSRLRGKVRLRRFPKISLTVLPPRRFAIEGEMTARARRAIAGRRLYDEMSQMMFATSDTDRTLFEALLEARHVHGAGALVVEDVKREPLSYGRLVTGALVLGRALGRSTRQGEAVGVLLPNVAGVAVAFFALQAGGRVPAMLNFTAGLANLKAACTAAQIRTIVTARAFVEQGKLGDVVAGLEAEGIAVLWLEDVAAGIGIGAKLRGLIASRFAGRAHKRLRVTPDDAAVILFTSGSEGLPKGVVLTHRNLLANCRQLAARIDFNSADVVLNALPVFHSFGLTGGTLLPIFHGVKTLLYPSPLHYRIVPALAYDANATILFGTDTFLSGYARMAHGYDFYSLRYIFAGAERVREETRKIYAEKFGLRILEGYGATEAGPVIAVNTPMHFRAGSVGRLLPGIEARLDEVPGISEGGRLSIRGPNIMAGYMKADAPGVLQPPEGGWHDTGDIVTIDEQGFVTIRGRAKRFAKIGGEMISLPAVEGYASAVWPEAEHAVVTRPDARKGEQLVLFTTAREAKAAALQAWGKAHGVAELALPREIRVLDALPLLGTGKTDYASMTQMAAG
- a CDS encoding DUF2339 domain-containing protein, translating into MFMALVLLAFGVILFDMRGRLKAAERRLAALEGTSVDIGVSLTHDRHPGTGGGPSPERSPWGEMREMDSRLRGDDEERDERALRPAAIVERRADSVTAPPPPPIEAIAAEPEKPIAAPVRPSFGFEELFGRRLPIWAGGVTLAVAGVLLVKYSIDAGLLSPLVRIVLGLLFGGALIGCAEAALRLEERVRDARVRQALSGAGLATLYVSILAAHTLYGLVGPGVAFAGLAGVTGLAMALSLRFGAPSALLGLVGGLAAPALVQAGQPNVPLLSCYLALAVGGLTVLSRAQRWMWLGVSALIGGAAWGAVMLAVGALDWASSLSVGLLVLMLGVVLPLFAFSGARAVLLRVGAAVVAAAQMAALVAMGGFSLLHWGLFGLLSAALLWLGRDAALRPLAAVGLGVALLLAAVWPDPEMGRFALVMLGMVAIYGGAALWRVWRGGTLVEAGQVAGLALGGFSLGLGHFWREGLDGEFALLALAAAGLPGVAMLTGWSCEGRREDARFVTLASAAALLLVVAGGLGLAGWMLAVVIAAVAAGLLMLAERAGDRRVEWSGWGFAFGTVVALAGSDEVVRLWGGAAADAAWQGVICWAAGASMAALFAWRARFVEGRMVAQGAAVLLAYGAVAQAVPAIWVPVGAALGLALLAEGARKLAVGRMAPGLGVALTVVALWACWPVGLWSGRALLSLVGEPMLARDLPGIGEAVRRLVVPAVMLGFALWRARSVVGVIERRVGWVVAAVLGGVAVHVGYKQVFGLESWDDVTRLALAERTLWEGLLIGAGFVAWRMERLALPRPFPPLLGRAVGGLLAGAGLAHLLVYTVVLHDPLWFPQAVGSWPVFNLLSAAFALSFAALWVVGAWAPRLADGLRMGLIALSGIALLRQLFVGSLLTVPGVGQAEDILRSVLALGLAIGFLLWGIHRKAGDWRIASLLLMLAAVAKVFLFDASGLTGLLRIASFLALGFSLIGIGWLYNRVLREPLNNSATNAA